The following proteins come from a genomic window of Proteiniphilum propionicum:
- a CDS encoding NVEALA domain-containing protein, which translates to MQKKILSGLFALALLSTAGFGVNKSLKSDANLSDLALANVEALAENEYPEFWENCAGSWDRKRCVCGNRAFTFAVAVKNPPCYTDDMLY; encoded by the coding sequence ATGCAAAAGAAAATTCTTTCGGGCTTGTTCGCCCTCGCACTCCTGTCAACCGCAGGTTTCGGAGTGAACAAAAGTTTGAAAAGCGATGCCAATCTGAGTGATTTGGCATTGGCAAATGTGGAGGCATTGGCAGAAAACGAATATCCTGAGTTTTGGGAAAATTGCGCCGGATCATGGGATCGCAAAAGATGTGTATGTGGAAATAGAGCATTTACTTTTGCTGTAGCTGTTAAAAATCCACCTTGCTACACTGATGATATGCTGTACTAA